The following proteins are co-located in the Triticum aestivum cultivar Chinese Spring chromosome 1A, IWGSC CS RefSeq v2.1, whole genome shotgun sequence genome:
- the LOC123043592 gene encoding putative leucine-rich repeat receptor-like serine/threonine-protein kinase At2g19230, giving the protein MAIKVKYQVHKNWFGDPCGPETVMVWDRLTCSYATARPPRIIRLDLSLRGLNGDISSSFTDLKAIQYLNLSNNNLVGSIPDALSQLTSLTVLDLSHNQLNGAIPSRLLKRVEDGSLNLRYGNNRDLCANDNSCRLATKRKSNLAIYIAVPVVVSMIVVIVVVVLLCSLRWKRQGSMNNSVEPQNEATTSYVSGNNAHRDSFPLHQLESRRFTYEELKMITNNFQRVLGQGGFGYVYDGFLEDGTQVAVKLRFHSSSQGFKEFLAEAHILTRIHHKNLVTMIGYCKDGEYMALVYEYMSEGTLHEHLEGSKHNGGCSLWRQRLRIALESAQGLEYLHKGCDPPIIHRDVKATNILLNARLEARIADFGLSKPFIGGNDYVSTTTLVGTPEYVDPEYHATMQLTAKSDVYSFGVVLLELVTGKPAVVREAVPISISHWSRQRMAQDNIESVVDARMCGIYNVNSVWKVVEIALKCTAYVSPQRPTMSDVVAQLQECIELEEGCTIKAGNNGFYMSGGSDNPDLSYNAYIADQSNDSIHFKLNTMSRGDLDEILKHIAFGEVSAHAVLIYPNT; this is encoded by the exons ATGGCAATCAAGGTGAAGTATCAGGTGCATAAAAACTGGTTTGGTGACCCGTGCGGTCCGGAGACTGTTATGGTGTGGGACAGGTTGACATGTAGCTACGCCACTGCAAGGCCCCCAAGGATTATACGCTT AGACTTGTCCTTGAGAGGTCTGAACGGTGATATCTCATCTTCTTTCACCGATCTCAAAGCTATCCAGTACTT GAATCTATCAAACAATAACTTGGTAGGATCAATTCCAGATGCCCTTTCGCAGTTAACTTCATTGACAGTTCT AGATTTGTCACACAACCAGCTCAATGGAGCAATCCCATCTAGACTTCTCAAAAGAGTTGAAGACGGCTCACTGAATCTAAG ATATGGCAACAATCGAGACCTTTGCGCCAATGACAATTCATGTCGGTTGGCAACTAAACGAAAGAGCAATCTGGCCATCTACATTGCCGTCCCTGTGGTTGTGTCCATGATAGTGGTGATAGTAGTGGTAGTACTCTTGTGCTCGCTAAGATGGAAGAGACAAG GATCAATGAATAACTCCGTGGAGCCACAAAATGAAGCCACGACGAGCTATGTGTCGGGAAACAATGCTCATAGGGACAGTTTTCCACTGCATCAACTTGAGAGTCGCCGGTTCACATACGAAGAGCTCAAGATGATAACAAACAACTTCCAACGAGTACTTGGCCAGGGAGGGTTTGGGTACGTCTATGATGGTTTTCTGGAGGATGGCACTCAGGTGGCGGTAAAGTTACGGTTTCATTCTTCCAGTCAAGGTTTCAAGGAGTTCCTTGCAGAG GCTCATATTTTAACACGGATTCATCACAAAAATCTTGTCACCATGATTGGTTACTGCAAGGATGGGGAGTACATGGCACTCGTCTACGAGTATATGTCAGAGGGAACACTACATGAGCATCTTGAAG GAAGCAAACACAATGGAGGATGTTCATTGTGGAGACAAAGACTCCGAATTGCACTTGAATCTGCACAAG GGTTGGAGTATCTACACAAGGGGTGCGATCCGCCTATAATTCACAGGGATGTAAAGGCCACCAACATCCTCTTGAACGCGAGGTTAGAGGCTAGGATTGCTGACTTCGGCTTATCCAAGCCTTTCATTGGCGGCAATGACTACGTGTCCACAACGACACTCGTTGGCACACCCGAATATGTCGACCCGGAGTACCACGCGACGATGCAGCTAACAGCCAAGAGCGACGTGTACAGTTTcggcgtcgtgctgctggaactggTCACTGGGAAACCTGCCGTAGTGCGGGAGGCAGTACCCATCAGCATTAGTCATTGGTCACGACAACGGATGGCGCAGGACAACATTGAAAGTGTGGTTGATGCACGTATGTGTGGCATTTACAATGTCAACAGTGTATGGAAAGTGGTGGAAATTGCACTAAAGTGCACTGCATATGTGTCGCCGCAACGACCCACCATGAGCGATGTGGTGGCTCAACTGCAAGAATGCATTGAGCTTGAGGAAGGCTGCACCATTAAAGCTGGGAACAATGGCTTCTATATGAGTGGTGGCAGTGACAACCCAGACTTGAGTTATAATGCGTATATTGCTGACCAGTCCAATGATAGCATACATTTCAAATTGAACACGATGTCAAGAGG GGATCTAGATGAGATATTGAAACATATTGCTTTTGGTGAAGTGAGTGCACATGCTGTACTGATATATCCGAACACATAA